One genomic window of Hemitrygon akajei chromosome 1, sHemAka1.3, whole genome shotgun sequence includes the following:
- the egr3 gene encoding early growth response protein 3, whose amino-acid sequence MTGKIVEKIPVTMNGLLNHLQDNIYPEDDISSAVPTSMNIFSSESNNAYNQMAGDALLDVTMDKGSQDMSYAPTFQSSGRNQTLTYLGKFAFDSPPGPLGGSNWCSENIINLAGLFGVSHSPSTSTQTSTACTMVQNQGEMEQLYQGPTPYPQCSEMYQEQVYHTPPTTTTNLYSNQDYHSKPAQDSNIFPVIPDYNLFHHQNDLASITEHKHYPSSVDPIRIPPPLTPLTTIKAYTDSKQMPASFSSHPQPLTLKPIRPRKYPNRPSKTPVHERPHACPAEGCDRRFSRSDELTRHLRIHTGHKPFQCRICMRSFSRSDHLTTHIRTHTGEKPFSCDFCGRKFARSDERKRHAKIHLKQKDKKMDKNPTAPNPAAAAGVPVTTCA is encoded by the exons ATGACAGGGAAGATAGTAGAGAAGATCCCGGTGACGATGAACGGCTTGTTAAACCATCTGCAGGATAATATCTACCCCGAGGATGATATTTCCTCGGCCGTGCCCACCTCCATGAACATTTTTAGCTCGGAATCAAACAACGCCTACAATCAGATGGCTGGGG ATGCTCTTCTGGACGTTACCATGGACAAAGGTAGTCAGGACATGTCCTACGCTCCCACTTTCCAGAGCTCCGGTCGCAATCAGACTCTCACATACCTGGGTAAATTTGCCTTCGACTCCCCACCCGGGCCACTTGGAGGTTCGAACTGGTGCTCAGAAAACATCATCAACTTGGCGGGCCTGTTCGGGGTCTCGCATTCGCCCTCGACCAGCACCCAGACATCGACTGCCTGCACAATGGTGCAGAACCAAGGCGAGATGGAGCAACTTTATCAGGGACCAACGCCTTATCCACAATGCAGTGAAATGTACCAGGAGCAGGTCTATCACACTCCCCCGACAACCACCACCAACCTCTACTCCAACCAGGATTATCACTCCAAACCTGCTCAGGACAGTAATATATTCCCAGTCATTCCGGATTACAACCTGTTTCACCACCAGAATGACCTGGCTTCCATTACGGAACACAAACATTACCCATCTTCAGTGGATCCCATTAGGATCCCTCCTCCTCTCACTCCACTCACCACTATCAAAGCCTACACGGATTCTAAGCAGATGCCCGCCAGCTTCAGTTCTCACCCGCAGCCCTTGACCCTGAAGCCCATTCGGCCGAGGAAGTACCCCAACCGACCCAGCAAGACTCCCGTCCACGAGAGACCCCACGCCTGCCCAGCCGAGGGTTGTGACCGACGCTTCTCCAGATCGGACGAGCTGACCAGACACCTGCGGATCCACACGGGCCACAAGCCCTTCCAGTGTCGCATCTGTATGAGGAGCTTCAGCCGCAGCGACCACCTCACCACCCACATCAGGACCCACACAGGGGAGAAGCCCTTCTCGTGTGACTTCTGTGGGCGCAAGTTTGCCCGGAGTGACGAACGCAAGAGGCACGCCAAGATCCACCTCAAACAGAAGGATAAAAAAATGGACAAGAATCCCACGGCTCCCAACCCGGCAGCAGCAGCCGGTGTTCCGGTGACAACCTGTGCTTAG